The Flavobacterium faecale genome has a segment encoding these proteins:
- the prmC gene encoding peptide chain release factor N(5)-glutamine methyltransferase, with the protein MNIRQYRSQFISKLAPLYGEDEAESFFYLILENKRQLQRVDLAMQPDLTFSEEELAVWSQIEGELEEQKPIQYLLGCTSFFGLEFMVNENVLIPRPETEELVDWIVQSQKLPIKKDTEQTEPAKIKILDIGTGSGCIAIALAKNIPNAEVFAIDVSIKALATARKNAENNAVSVTFLEKNILETLDLEQQFDIIVSNPPYVRNLEKAEIKNNVLENEPHLALFVADNDALIFYSKIAQLATKNLNPNGKLFFEINQYLGKEMTELLQKYNFKNIALKKDIYGNDRMMYGEI; encoded by the coding sequence ATGAACATTAGACAGTATCGCTCGCAATTCATTTCAAAACTAGCACCGCTTTATGGCGAAGACGAAGCGGAGAGTTTTTTTTATTTAATTTTAGAAAACAAACGTCAGTTGCAGCGTGTTGATTTGGCTATGCAACCTGATCTGACATTTTCTGAAGAAGAATTAGCCGTTTGGAGTCAAATTGAAGGAGAGTTGGAAGAGCAAAAACCGATTCAATATTTGCTAGGTTGCACTAGTTTTTTTGGACTGGAATTTATGGTGAACGAGAATGTATTGATTCCGCGTCCTGAAACCGAAGAGTTGGTGGATTGGATTGTTCAGAGTCAAAAGTTGCCAATTAAAAAGGACACCGAGCAGACTGAACCAGCAAAAATCAAAATTTTGGATATTGGGACGGGGAGTGGTTGCATTGCGATTGCTTTGGCCAAAAATATTCCAAATGCAGAGGTTTTTGCTATCGATGTGTCTATTAAAGCTTTGGCAACTGCCCGAAAAAACGCCGAAAATAATGCTGTATCGGTCACTTTTTTAGAAAAAAACATTCTAGAAACTCTTGACTTAGAACAGCAATTTGACATTATAGTTTCGAATCCCCCCTATGTTCGAAATCTCGAAAAAGCCGAAATCAAAAATAACGTTTTAGAAAACGAGCCACATTTAGCCCTTTTTGTAGCAGATAATGATGCATTGATTTTTTATTCGAAAATAGCACAACTCGCCACCAAAAATCTAAACCCAAACGGGAAATTGTTTTTCGAAATCAATCAATACCTAGGCAAGGAAATGACTGAATTACTTCAAAAATACAATTTCAAAAACATAGCATTAAAAAAAGACATTTACGGCAACGACCGAATGATGTACGGCGAAATCTAA
- the ribD gene encoding bifunctional diaminohydroxyphosphoribosylaminopyrimidine deaminase/5-amino-6-(5-phosphoribosylamino)uracil reductase RibD, giving the protein MNTNEKYIQRCIDLAKNGLGTTYPNPMVGCVIVHKNRIIGEGWHKKAGEGHAEVNAVNAVIDKALLTEATIYVSLEPCSHFGKTPPCCDLIIAHKIPNVVVGTVDPNSQVAGSGIKRLIEAGINVTVGVLEDECNELNKRFFTFHQKKRPYIMLKWAETQDGFIAPATRKEQKPVWITGTAARQLVHKWRSDEQAIMVGTQTAIDDNPKLDVRDWTGHAPTRVVLDRHNRIPSSQNLFDGSVKTIVICESTTQKSTENCIFESIDFEKEIPNQIIAVLYKHQIQSLLIEGGRQLLQTFIDSGLWDEALVFTGTPYFTSGIPAPILTHHSVVDQKMIGPDELKKYKYHD; this is encoded by the coding sequence ATGAACACCAACGAAAAATACATACAACGCTGCATAGACCTGGCAAAAAACGGCTTAGGAACGACTTATCCCAACCCCATGGTGGGCTGCGTGATTGTGCACAAGAACCGCATTATTGGTGAGGGTTGGCACAAAAAAGCTGGCGAAGGTCATGCCGAGGTCAATGCTGTGAACGCTGTCATTGATAAAGCACTATTGACCGAAGCAACGATATATGTGAGCTTGGAGCCATGTAGTCATTTCGGTAAAACGCCCCCTTGCTGTGATTTGATAATAGCTCATAAGATTCCGAACGTAGTTGTTGGAACGGTCGATCCCAATAGTCAAGTCGCCGGCAGCGGTATCAAGAGATTGATCGAAGCAGGTATAAATGTGACTGTTGGCGTTCTTGAGGACGAATGTAACGAACTCAACAAACGATTTTTTACTTTTCATCAAAAGAAAAGACCGTACATTATGCTCAAATGGGCAGAAACACAAGACGGTTTTATTGCACCCGCAACACGTAAGGAACAAAAACCGGTATGGATCACTGGTACAGCTGCGCGACAGCTTGTACACAAGTGGCGTAGCGATGAGCAAGCAATCATGGTTGGCACGCAAACAGCCATTGATGACAACCCAAAATTGGATGTAAGAGACTGGACAGGACACGCTCCTACACGAGTTGTTTTGGATCGACACAACCGCATTCCATCTTCACAAAACCTATTTGATGGTAGCGTTAAAACTATTGTAATTTGCGAATCTACGACTCAAAAAAGCACAGAAAATTGTATCTTTGAGAGTATTGACTTCGAAAAAGAAATTCCGAATCAAATCATCGCGGTTTTATACAAACATCAGATTCAGTCGCTACTTATCGAAGGCGGACGCCAGTTATTGCAAACCTTTATCGATAGTGGACTCTGGGATGAAGCCCTTGTTTTTACCGGCACACCATACTTTACAAGCGGCATACCCGCACCTATACTAACCCATCATTCGGTTGTGGATCAAAAAATGATTGGTCCTGACGAATTAAAAAAATATAAATA